The window CTAGCACAATGAATTTTAGGGTCATTCGTCTCAACGGAGAGTCTGACCATGTTCATTTGTTGATTGAATATCCGCCTAAGCTTTCTATTTCTCAGATAGTCAATTCTCTTAAAGGCGTTTCTAGTCGTATGTTAAGAAAGGAATTTAAACTA is drawn from Coleofasciculaceae cyanobacterium and contains these coding sequences:
- the tnpA gene encoding IS200/IS605 family transposase; translated protein: MTQYRRGRHSVTLIHAHLVFVTKYRKKVFKLEHIQRLEEVCNHVASTMNFRVIRLNGESDHVHLLIEYPPKLSISQIVNSLKGVSSRMLRKEFKL